From one Thamnophis elegans isolate rThaEle1 chromosome 7, rThaEle1.pri, whole genome shotgun sequence genomic stretch:
- the LOC116511530 gene encoding potassium voltage-gated channel subfamily A member 1: MTVMAGDNLDETLALPGHPQDSYRPGSHEDHECCERVVINIAGLRFETQLKTLAQFPNTLLGNPKKRMRYFDPLRNEYFFDRNRPSFDAILYYYQSGGRLRRPVNVPLDMFSEEIKFYELGEEAMDKFREDEGFIKEEERPLPEKEYQRQVWLLFEYPESSGPARVIAIVSVMVILISIVIFCLETLPALKDQDRAYIFFNRTDNSTIYRKPNIFTDPFFVVETLCIIWFSFELVVRFIACPSKPEFFKNIMNFIDIVAIIPYFITLGTEMAEQKGPPKGEQATSLAILRVIRLVRVFRIFKLSRHSKGLQILGQTLKASMRELGLLIFFLFIGVILFSSAVYFAEAEESGTFFDSIPDAFWWAVVSMTTVGYGDMYPVTIGGKIVGSLCAIAGVLTIALPVPVIVSNFNYFYHRETEGEEQAQLLKVSSPNLASDSDLSRRSSSTISKSEYMEIEEDVNNSIDNFREATLRTGNYTLANQNCVNKTKLLTDV, from the coding sequence ATGACTGTCATGGCTGGGGACAACCTGGACGAAACCTTGGCTTTGCCAGGCCACCCTCAGGATAGCTACCGGCCAGGGTCTCACGAGGACCACGAGTGCTGTGAGCGGGTGGTGATTAACATAGCTGGCCTGAGGTTCGAGACGCAGCTGAAAACCCTGGCTCAGTTCCCCAACACTTTGCTGGGGAACCCCAAGAAACGCATGCGGTACTTTGACCCACTGAGGAACGAGTATTTCTTTGACCGGAATCGCCCTAGCTTCGATGCCATCCTCTATTACTACCAGTCTGGGGGACGGCTTCGCCGGCCAGTGAATGTTCCTTTGGACATGTTCTCTGAGGAGATCAAGTTCTATGAACTGGGGGAGGAGGCCATGGACAAATTTCGAGAGGACGAAGGCTTCATTAAGGAGGAAGAGAGGCCCTTACCTGAGAAGGAATATCAAAGACAAGTTTGGCTGCTCTTTGAATACCCGGAGAGCTCTGGGCCGGCTCGGGTGATTGCCATCGTCTCCGTCATGGTGATCTTAATCTCCATCGTCATCTTTTGCCTGGAAACCTTGCCAGCCTTAAAGGATCAGGATAGAGCCTATATATTCTTCAACCGCACGGACAACTCCACCATCTACCGCAAGCCTAACATCTTCACCGACCCCTTCTTCGTGGTGGAGACCCTGTGCATCATCTGGTTTTCTTTCGAGCTGGTGGTGCGCTTCATCGCCTGCCCGAGCAAACCCGAGTTCTTCAAGAACATCATGAATTTCATAGACATAGTGGCCATCATCCCTTACTTCATCACCCTGGGCACAGAGATGGCTGAGCAGAAGGGGCCTCCCAAAGGAGAACAGGCCACCTCCCTGGCCATCCTGAGGGTCATCCGATTGGTAAGAGTCTTTCGCATCTTCAAACTCTCCAGGCATTCTAAGGGACTTCAGATTCTGGGACAGACCCTCAAGGCCAGCATGAGGGAGTTAGGTTtgcttatctttttccttttcattgggGTGATCTTGTTCTCCAGTGCAGTGTACTTTGCTGAAGCTGAGGAATCTGGGACTTTTTTCGACAGCATCCCCGATGCTTTCTGGTGGGCAGTGGTATCCATGACCACTGTAGGATATGGTGACATGTACCCTGTGACAATTGGAGGCAAAATTGTGGGCTCCTTGTGTGCCATTGCTGGTGTGCTGACAATTGCCCTGCCTGTACCTGTCATTGTGTCCAACTTCAACTACTTCTACCACCGAGAAACAgagggggaggaacaggctcagtTACTTAAAGTTAGCTCTCCTAACTTAGCCTCTGACTCTGACTTGAGTCGCCGTAGCTCCTCCACCATCAGCAAATCTGAGTATATGGAAATTGAAGAGGATGTGAATAATAGCATAGACAATTTTAGGGAGGCCACCCTCAGAACTGGCAACTACACCTTAGCCAATCAAAACTGTGTCAATAAAACCAAGCTACTGACAGATGTTTAG